The sequence CATGGGAATGGAATCGGGGTCTGCTATTGGCTCTCTGTCCGGCGTGCGGCGAATCTCTTCGCCATCGTGGTAAACAATGCCTTTTATGCGAGAAAGCGCGTCCTTATTATCAAAGGAGCCTTCCTTCGAAAAAAACTCCATGAGCTCCACTATGGTAACTTCGCCCTCGCCAACACACCCAACGTCCATATCCTTCGAAAGCGTATGCGGGAGCGCGCTTATATGCACGCCCCCTGCCATGACAGAAATGCCCATGGCCTTTGCCTCTACGGCGTATTTCTTTGCGATATTATAGTTTTGCGAAACCGACCTTATGCCAACGACATCGGGCTTAAATTCCAAGAGCTCCTTCGTGACATTGCCGTTTATTATCCGTATCTCAAAGGCATCGCGGCCAAAGGCCTTTCTGAGAGCCCCGGCAAGGTACGCAAGCCCGAGGTCGGGGTAACGCCCCTCGACCTCGGAAAGCGGATTTATCGCGCTTATGAAAAGTATTTTTTTCATTGTCCCGCCTCGCAGTTTTTATAGCGCGTAATCGCCTGACGGTAAGCGTCTTCCGTATTCCTTATTACAACATCTTTAGCGAAATTATTTCTTATAAATTCAACGGAATTCCTGGAAATCATGTCGTACAAGTTCGCATCGTTCAACAATCTCAACACGGCATCGGCAAAACTCTCGGCAGTATCGGCAACTAGAATATCGTGTCCGTTTACGGCCCCAACCCCCTCGTTCCCGAAAGTAGTCGTCACAACCGGTATGCCATGCGCCATGGCCTCGAGATTTTTCACCATTATACCGCCGCCTATCAGTATGGGCGAAACAAAAACTGCGGCACGATTATAAAAACTGCTTACATCATCCACAAACCCTGTCACCTTAAATTCCCCATCCCGCTTCGCCCACTCCTCGAACTCCGCAGGCACACCTCCTCCAACCATATAAAAAACCGTATCCGGAGATTTTTTTCTTATTAGCGGCAATACATCGCAATAAAAATATCTCATGTACGAGACGTTCAATTCCCTGTGCATCGCCCCGACGAACAATAGCGTATGGGGCTCTCTATCCTTTCTCGGCACAGGCACTCTTACCGCGTCCACAGGCTGCCTGACAGCAACGACCGGTACGTCGGCAATGTCTTTCAAGGCCGACGCATCGGCATCGGAACGCGCCGTCAACAGATCGAATCTATTAGTCGTGTATGACTCGGCCCACTTGGAAAGCACAAACCACACATACCCCCGTAACTTCCGCCCCCAGCCGCGTGATGCAGCGAGCCTGCGTGCCGCCACAAGCGTGTTTACATCATGCGTATCGAGTACCATGGGCACGCCTACACCGCCGGTCTTATGAAGAAAAAAACCGAGATCTGTAAATGACACCACCACCACGTCAACTTCCAATTTTTTCAGAACGCTTCGCACCAGCTTCGCCAAAGAACGGTACGAAGCTATTATTCTAAAAACATTCCACAGCGTTCTTTCCTTAGGCGTTTCAAACCCGTACCCATATACGGCCTTGCAGTACTTTTCCAATTCCCTTACATCGTGGCCTTCGTGAGGCTCAACTCTACTAAAAAGATATATCTCGTTATTTACGACAAGCCCCCTGATTATATCTAGCATTATCTTCTTTCCGCCTGTCGCGGGGGCCGGAAGAAATGGCGTAACCATCGCTATCTTCATGCGACCGTGCGGCGCTCTTCTTTTGCGCCGATCTTCAAACCCACCCTTTCCCTGCTCTCAGCAAGTTTGGCGCGTTTTATCCTGTCATCCGATTCGCTTCTTATCGATTCCTCGTAATACGGTATGGCCTCGCCATACCCGCCAATGTGGTAATAATAATTGGCTATAACTTCATTACGATTTATCATCGTTGCGTGTGGATACGTGCACGGTATCTTGAGCCTATGCACCTCTGAGATAAACCGCTCGAACCTTTCAAGCCTTTTCAAATACGTATTCTTGCCGTCGACAGAATCCCAATACCATCCGCCCTTCGAAAGATCTATCCCAAACTTTTCCGGATACATATAGGCCTCTGTCCCCGGACATACCAGGAAAAACGCCGAACTCGGATTTACGGCAAATATGTACGGAGCGTTCCTGCGCAAAAACTCCACGTTCTCCTCTGCCTCGGCATCCGTCTCCCCCGGAAAGCCGAACATGAAGTTAAGACCCGCACCGACACCTGCCTTGTAGGAATCGCGCATCAGCCTGTCTATGTCGGCATCCCTCGAAAACACCTTGCCCATCCGCGCAAGCACTGTTTTAGAAGTCGACTCAAGGCCGTAGGCAAGCGTTACGCAGCCGGACTTTTTGAGCTTAACGAGCAAGTCGTATGTCATTTCCTTTCTCACGATGGCCTGCCCGCCCCAGAAAAAACGCGCACCGTCCTCCATGAGACGATTACACATGCGCTCGAGTTCGCGTATGTTGCCGTTGCATAAGCTATCGTGGAACTCTATGTACGTTACGTGCGGATACTTCGCTGTCTGATATTTTATTTCTTCGTATAGAGCGTCGCCGCTCCTGAACCTGTATTTTTTCCAGAAAGTACGCTCGTTACAGAATATACATCTGTTAACGCACCCCCTGCACGACTCGAGCGGCAACTTGAACGGCTCGCGGTACATAAAAAAATCGTAATCCGAAAAATCCGCAAAGGGCAAGGTATCGAGGTCTTTTATAAGTTCGCGCGGTGGCCCTTCCTTTATAATGCCGTTAATGCGCGCGGCGGCTCCGGCATACGCTCGCAGGCCGCGCCCCTCCCTGGCATCTTTTACTATCTCAAGAAGCGTGACCTCGCCTTCGCCCTCGACTACCACGTCGACACAATCATTTTCCTTCATCATTTCCATGCCGCCCATAAAAACACTCACCGCAGCACCGCCGAAAACAGTGACTATATCTTTTTTGCGCTTCTTAAGCTCCTTTGCCATATATATGCTCATGGCAAGCGAGCTCGTATAAACGCTAAACCCTGCGACCTTGACCCCGCTCTCGACGATGGCGTCGAGATAGGCATCGAGGATTGCCTTATTATCCCCGAGGAACATTTCGACTACTGCGGGATTGGTCCAAAAATAATCCACACTGTCTTTCCATCCGTCGGGATAGCGGTCTTTATTATCTCGGTACATAACGGCATTCACATCTACCGGCATGACACGCATACCGTTTACCCTTAAGTATGCCGTAAGCCTCGCTATCGCCAGCGGCGGCGTGTTCACTCCCCACCCCGGAGCCTGTATTATGGCTACGTCTGTCCCTTTATACTTCTCGGAACGGAGCATGATGAGGTAATCGCCATGTCCGCCCCTGTAAAGGAATGCCGTGACAAAGGGCCTAAGCATCTGCAAGAACCTACGCAGAAACGGAAACCTGGTAGCGATCCAGAGGGCTACGAGAACCACCTTGCCTGCTATAATACCTTTCGAATTCGCCATCTTTATATACTCTCCGACAAAACATCCGTCCGAAATATCTTACGGCGCGCATGAGGCAACGCGCAGGTCAAAACTTTCCATACAGTTTTCTAACCTTCAGAAGCAAACCAAAAAGTCCGAGCCTCTGCATAACAACGCTGAACATCATCGTAAGGTATCCATAGACAAAATCAACGGCGCAAACAAAAAAACCCACACCATTTTTTCTTTTGATAATATAATTCTCCCTTTGCGCCAGGCAAGCATGCTTGCTACTTAAGCCGCCTAGCCTGAAGACCGCGAACTCTTCATCGACGAAACGTGGCTTATATACCCTTACCGCCCTCATGAAAAAATCGTAATCCATCGCTATCTTATAATCCAGGGAAAAATCCCCAACCTCCTCATGTACCTCTTTTCTCACAAAAACCGCCTGATGCGGAATTATAAATCCTCTTAGCATCTTTCCCATATCAAAGGGCTTACCATAAACAAAAACCAGTTCGCCATTTTCCCGGTTTATCATGCGCATCTTCCCGTACAAAAGTTTTATATCTTCTTGACGAAAATAGCCTACAACTTTTTCTATCACTCTATCGTCAGCGTAATAATCATCGGAGTTAAGTACCGCTATTATATCGCCGGTTGCGAGCCTGAGTCCTTTATTAAAGGCATCGGATATACCCTTGTCGGGCTCTGACAAGACCTTTGCCGCCGGATCCATCTCACGTATAATGGAAAGTGTCTTGTCCCTCGACCCTCCGTCTATAAAAACATGCTCTATGTTCTTATAAGTCTGCCCTAACACGCTCTTG is a genomic window of Deltaproteobacteria bacterium containing:
- a CDS encoding glycosyltransferase family 4 protein; translated protein: MKIAMVTPFLPAPATGGKKIMLDIIRGLVVNNEIYLFSRVEPHEGHDVRELEKYCKAVYGYGFETPKERTLWNVFRIIASYRSLAKLVRSVLKKLEVDVVVVSFTDLGFFLHKTGGVGVPMVLDTHDVNTLVAARRLAASRGWGRKLRGYVWFVLSKWAESYTTNRFDLLTARSDADASALKDIADVPVVAVRQPVDAVRVPVPRKDREPHTLLFVGAMHRELNVSYMRYFYCDVLPLIRKKSPDTVFYMVGGGVPAEFEEWAKRDGEFKVTGFVDDVSSFYNRAAVFVSPILIGGGIMVKNLEAMAHGIPVVTTTFGNEGVGAVNGHDILVADTAESFADAVLRLLNDANLYDMISRNSVEFIRNNFAKDVVIRNTEDAYRQAITRYKNCEAGQ
- a CDS encoding B12-binding domain-containing radical SAM protein encodes the protein MANSKGIIAGKVVLVALWIATRFPFLRRFLQMLRPFVTAFLYRGGHGDYLIMLRSEKYKGTDVAIIQAPGWGVNTPPLAIARLTAYLRVNGMRVMPVDVNAVMYRDNKDRYPDGWKDSVDYFWTNPAVVEMFLGDNKAILDAYLDAIVESGVKVAGFSVYTSSLAMSIYMAKELKKRKKDIVTVFGGAAVSVFMGGMEMMKENDCVDVVVEGEGEVTLLEIVKDAREGRGLRAYAGAAARINGIIKEGPPRELIKDLDTLPFADFSDYDFFMYREPFKLPLESCRGCVNRCIFCNERTFWKKYRFRSGDALYEEIKYQTAKYPHVTYIEFHDSLCNGNIRELERMCNRLMEDGARFFWGGQAIVRKEMTYDLLVKLKKSGCVTLAYGLESTSKTVLARMGKVFSRDADIDRLMRDSYKAGVGAGLNFMFGFPGETDAEAEENVEFLRRNAPYIFAVNPSSAFFLVCPGTEAYMYPEKFGIDLSKGGWYWDSVDGKNTYLKRLERFERFISEVHRLKIPCTYPHATMINRNEVIANYYYHIGGYGEAIPYYEESIRSESDDRIKRAKLAESRERVGLKIGAKEERRTVA
- a CDS encoding glycosyltransferase — its product is MKVVNELPKSSLRVSIITPTFNSAEFVADNIKSVLGQTYKNIEHVFIDGGSRDKTLSIIREMDPAAKVLSEPDKGISDAFNKGLRLATGDIIAVLNSDDYYADDRVIEKVVGYFRQEDIKLLYGKMRMINRENGELVFVYGKPFDMGKMLRGFIIPHQAVFVRKEVHEEVGDFSLDYKIAMDYDFFMRAVRVYKPRFVDEEFAVFRLGGLSSKHACLAQRENYIIKRKNGVGFFVCAVDFVYGYLTMMFSVVMQRLGLFGLLLKVRKLYGKF